DNA sequence from the Lycium barbarum isolate Lr01 chromosome 5, ASM1917538v2, whole genome shotgun sequence genome:
TTTAGTTGCTACTGCACTTCACCTGTAGTAGCCAAGTGAAGTGCCCACATTGGCTAAGCCTTCACTGAGCATTGATTATTTCATGACTCGCTTTTCGTTTGGGGATGAAGAATTTATAGAAGAAGAGGAAAAGGAATTTGTGAATGACGTATCCGAGTCGATTCTTGATGATGAAGAAATTACAGAAGAAGAAGAGTTTGAAGTTGACATATCTGAGAATTCggaaacaacaacaagaacatagTTTGCTCCTAGTGTGGATATTGATCCGCAACAGCCGCCTCATATTCCAAGTGGAACAATAGATGAAGTGTAGCCTACACGAGCTAGGGTGCCTCGAATGCGTGTCATTAATAACTACGTTCATCACACAATTCAACTCCCATAATCGATTCTTGATAGTGATACATATGGCTATGgtgatgaagaagatgaagaaataaatgaagaggaggaggaagagaACTATAATGAGTTGGTGGATCATCAAGACATGTCTGAATACTTGGAAACAAGAACATATTATTATGATCTTGTTATGGATATAGATGTTAATGAAGGTGATCCAAATGTTGATAATGAGGAACAAGAAATATGTGCTATTTGTTTACTTGAATATAAAGATGAAAACACCATTGGCACACTACAATGTGGCGATAAATTTCATGCTGGATGCATCAAGAAGTGGTTACAGAGGAAAAAATCATGTCTCTTTTGTAGAGCTTCAGTTTTGCCCCTACATTAGTCTTAATCTTAAGAATTCAATTAGATTAATGGTTAGCATTATTATTTTTGTCATGATCATTCTAATCATAATTCTTGTGTGAATTATAGCTTCTTGTAATGTGAATACTGGTCATATACAGTTAAGCATTGACATAAAAAAATTGATACTGAAATAAGAGGATTCAGCAACATTTTGTTTCATTTCAAAAGCAGTTTACAACCCTAAAAAAATAGTAAAACAACAGCTAATGTCAAATTTCAGCACCATTCACAAAAATCAGCAAAGAACATGAGTCATTTTTCAGCAAAAACAGCAGCAAAAAACCAACAAAACAGCTGTGAAAAACCACCAAAACAACATTCTAATTGTAGTCATAAACAGCAGCCAAATTCCAGCTTAAACAGCATGCAAATTGCTGTTATTTTCAGCAAAAACAGCAGGTAAATTCCAGCAAAAACAGTAGCCAAAATCAACATCCAAATTGTTATCATTTTCAGCAAAAACAGCATGTAAATTACAGCAAAAAATAGCAGCCAAACTCCGGGAAAAACAACATCTAAATTGCCATCATCTTCATAAAAAACAACAGCCAAACCAACAAACACAGCAGCTAAACAATTCCCGCGCGAGCAGCAAGCAATTCCTGTACCAACTTAATAAATTAGCAAAAACAACAGCAAACTTTCATCACCTGCAATACACCAGAAAAACACCATATACTCACTAGAAAATAATCATAATGACACAAAAATATACATAAAGAATGAGCCACTTTTACCCAAAAAACTGTTATAGCTTCAAAAAGTAGGTCCACTTTGTTGTGTACATTGAGAATTTTCCCAAACAAAATCTGGTCCAATTTCTACTTCGGCATATCCCATTTGTTCCTGTTCTACTACTCCTTGTACAACTTCATCCTGTCCTCTTCTAACTTGAAAAAGAATAACAAATCATTTTTATGCTAGTTTAGGATTATTAAATAAAAACCAAATGCTATTATAACAATCGATATTACATGTAGTTTCGGCCGAAATGAAGAGGAGTTTCTGGTGGCACAACATTATATTTGCAAGTCCTTGTATTGTGGCTAGGTTTGTGACATGTACTACAATCTAGAGATTTTTGCTTTCGTTTCATCTTTGTTCGACTAGCTCCAACTTCATCTTGTTCCTTTcttctcactttttgttttcttcCTCTCTTATTATCTTTTATAATCCTTGGAGGCAGAGGAGGAACTTTACTTGACTTAGGCCACATTTGTGGTCCATTCATTGGAAGAACTGAATTTTCATAAATTCTTCTATATGTTTCCACCTTGTAACAATCATGAACATAGTCAAGAATGTTATCCTTTTTAGCCCAAATTGCTGCAATAGCATGCTTGCAAGGGATCCCAGTGAGACTCCATTTTCTACAACTGCAAGATTTATTCTCCAAGTCAACTGCCCAATTGTCCGTAATTGTAGCTCCTAAAATTTCATAGCTCTAGTGATTAGATTTTCTAGGGATATATTCAGCAGCTGCAATCTGATTGTTGTGTAATATATCCTTGATCCTAGGACAAACATCACCCGATTTCCATTTATGTGCTTTTTCCCTATTAGCTTGCATTCTAGCCATGAGTAGATAGCGCACTTTCTCCAAAAGTGTCACAATTGGCTTATCTCGAGCATCAAGTATCATTCTATTAAACACTTCACACACATTATTTTAGTAAGATGTCACACTTATCATCTGAAGAGAAATGCGACCTAGACCATTCGCTAGGTTCTTTGTCATTTAACCAAGTAGCAGCATCAAGATCTAACTTTGAAATATTTTTCATGCAATCATCAAATTTTCTCACAGTACAAGACTTTGCAGCAGCCCAAAGTGCCTTTTTTAATGTGGAACCGCCAAAGCCAGCCTTTATAAAATTGTTATGAAGGTATCTCACACAAAAGCTATGGCTCACATGAGGCAAAACATCATTAAAAGCTTCAATAAGACCTTTTTGTTTGTCTGACATAAAGGTCTAACCAATCTCATGTATATGCAAATCAGTAGCTAAATGATTCAAAAACCAGGCCCATGTCTCTTTGCTTTCCTTTTCTACAATTGCGTAGGCAACAGGAAATATATTGTTGTTACCATCGATGCCAACTGCAGATAACAACTGAGTCCCATACATTGGGCCCTTCAACCAACATCCATCCACACCTACAATTTTTCTACAACCCGCTCTAAAGCCAAGCTTACAAGCAGTAAAATAAGTATATATTCTCTGAAATCTCTGTGGCTCATTGGGGACCTCATTATCAGTGAGCTTCATGTAAATCGTGCTACCTGGATTTGTTCTATCAATTTCATTGCAATAGTCCCACATCATTTTATATTGATCTTTAATATCACCGTCAATTAATGCAATCGCTTTCATCTTAGCTCGTTTAGCTTGAGATAACGTCACATGAGCTTTTAGTTCAACACTTACCCTATCCCTGAATTCCGCCACTCTCCAATTCCTGTTTGATCCAACTTCTTTGAGGTACTTTCTTGCAATGAAAGATGAAGTGATCGTTCTATTTTCATGATGCCACTCCTTACAAGTATGTGTAGGATCGTAAGTTCTAATCTGGAAAGCCTTATCTCTTTGCATTCTAGAAGCCTTGATTTTCCATTTGCATTCTGGATGGTGTATGCACATTGCCTCCATTCTTATACTATCATTCCTGTTCCATCGGATGTACTTTCCATTCTTAATCTCATGAGTTTCTACAGCATTTTTAAAGTCCTTTGTCTCAAAGACATATTCTAGACCTAATACTGGGTTATCTCCATCGGTCTTTGGATTGTACTGAGGAAAGTTGAA
Encoded proteins:
- the LOC132639612 gene encoding uncharacterized protein LOC132639612, with the protein product MTRFSFGDEEFIEEEEKEFVNDVSESILDDEEITEEEEFEVDISENSETTTRTYDTYGYGDEEDEEINEEEEEENYNELVDHQDMSEYLETRTYYYDLVMDIDVNEGDPNVDNEEQEICAICLLEYKDENTIGTLQCGDKFHAGCIKKWLQRKKSCLFCRASVLPLH
- the LOC132642595 gene encoding uncharacterized protein LOC132642595, with amino-acid sequence MDKVDSVNQSNIGENDKQQTLCENSSCDDFSDSEADLADDVLVDTHGKRNQSYLEERELRSDEIKRKMVDIEGDSDCVDSEDTESLNSDSETESFNFPQYNPKTDGDNPVLGLEYVFETKDFKNAVETHEIKNGKYIRWNRNDSIRMEAMCIHHPECKWKIKASRMQRDKAFQIRTYDPTHTCKEWHHENRTITSSFIARKYLKEVGSNRNWRVAEFRDRVSVELKAHVTLSQAKRAKMKAIALIDGDIKDQYKMMWDYCNEIDRTNPGSTIYMKLTDNEVPNEPQRFQRIYTYFTACKLGFRAGCRKIVGVDGCWLKGPMYGTQLLSAVGIDGNNNIFPVAYAIVEKESKETWAWFLNHLATDLHIHEIG